From a single Solanum dulcamara chromosome 4, daSolDulc1.2, whole genome shotgun sequence genomic region:
- the LOC129888020 gene encoding disease resistance protein RPV1-like, giving the protein MHPRGTEILVVLEGTLYVGFVFSNTGPNMKNKLFTKILHPGNVHESTFIKKIINVISTRLSRPALYIASCSIGIHRRARPINSWVQDGSNNNIGILLVCGIGGIGKTTLAKFVYNLNFGYFEISCFLANIRETSKLPNGLITLQKQLLSTLLKNEKVKISSVDEGIIKIRNALCYRKVLLVLDDVDEPDLVEAIFGMKDWFGLGSKIIVTTRHKSLLRPQLGHEVHEVEILYTIEANELFNFHAFGENNPISEDYYIEYSEEVIEWCRGLPLALQVIGSSLAGKSKNVWKSAIEKLREIPTNKIVDKLRLSYELLEDDHDQNLFLHLCCFFVGMKKDFVVRILDKCDFYTLVGIQNLIDRCLVTIEYVNEIGMHQLVRDMGRDIVRREATVDPGKRSRLWHPTDSYNVLRGKTMLTYIIFL; this is encoded by the exons ATGCATCCTAGAGGAACTGAGATTCTTGTTGTCCTTGAAGGCACACTCTATGTTGGCTTTGTTTTTTCGAATACGGGTCCAAATATGAAGAACAAGCTCTTTACCAAGATTTTACATCCTGGAAATGT GCATGAATCCACTTTCATCAAGAAGATTATTAACGTTATCAGCACAAGACTAAGTCGTCCAGCTTTATATATTGCTTCTTGCTCAATTGGAATACATCGTAGAGCCAGGCCCATTAATTCATGGGTTCAAGATGGATCTAACAACAATATTGGGATACTTCTAGTTTGTGGCATTGGTGGAATTGGAAAGACAACACTTGCCAAATTTGTTTACAATTTAAACTTTGGATATTTCGAAATTAGTTGTTTCTTAGCAAACATTAGAGAAACTTCCAAACTCCCTAATGGTCTAATCACTTTACAAAAGCAACTTCTTTCTACCCTTCTAAAGaatgaaaaggtaaaaatatcaagtgttgATGAAGGAATCATCAAGATAAGAAATGCTTTATGTTATAGAAAagttcttcttgttcttgatgATGTTGATGAGCCTGATTTGGTTGAAGCAATATTTGGCATGAAAGATTGGTTTGGTCTTGGAAGTAAAATAATTGTGACAACTAGGCACAAGAGTTTATTAAGACCTCAATTAGGCCATGAGGTacatgaagttgaaattttgtaCACAATTGAAGCAAATGAGCTCTTCAATTTTCATGCATTTGGTGAAAACAATCCAATAAGTGAAGATTATTACATAGAGTACTCAGAGGAAGTGATTGAATGGTGTAGAGGACTTCCATTAGCTCTTCAAGTTATTGGTTCTTCGTTGGCTGGAAAATCAAAAAATGTATGGAAAAGTGCTAtagaaaagttgagagaaatTCCCACAAACAAAATTGTTGACAAATTGAGATTAAGTTATGAATTGTTGGAAGATGATCATGATCAGAATTTGTTCCTTCATCTTTGTTGTTTCTTTGTGGGGATGAAAAAAGATTTTGTAGTTAGGATATTAGATAAATGTGACTTTTACACACTTGTGGGAATACAAAATCTAATTGATAGATGTTTAGTGACAATTGAATATGTAAATGAGATAGGAATGCATCAATTAGTAAGAGATATGGGAAGAGATATTGTTCGTAGAGAAGCAACTGTGGATCCTGGAAAACGTAGTAGGCTTTGGCACCCCACAGATTCCTACAATGTACTAAGAGGAAAAACA ATGCTCACATATATCATTTTTCTCTAA